The following are from one region of the Magallana gigas chromosome 6, xbMagGiga1.1, whole genome shotgun sequence genome:
- the LOC136276384 gene encoding sushi, nidogen and EGF-like domain-containing protein 1 has translation MNNKCVTDVVFTDVDSEGKHQVCLKSWKNGESRCYFVDVVKNIEGVCDPNPCENGGLCLHKDGMPFCICMAGYYGDNCTKGPCPSVNTQCKNGAFCFTNGKHETCFCQTGFSGPNCTHESAENITDVQHNGAKFTDAVYPTNITCYVSNPCKIPHTVTGSPSKNPLLRPGYLAPGIKIEEIKFDKHHNSTQVYQTTTIVKAETTGQKKVCLQIYNEQRLTSDEACFNITVVKGFEHKTQLFAHFIPPTPSNNTEMECEVGRPCHLSLWTSNKLGVNSCPFVKSNMNFEEGVYVFQEPKSVNPCMSDVGIQIPNTGVTELCFSVLESSNSKEKTRETRCYQLKIVSTLSVKSACINVKCKNGGFCDSNTLSGECICVLGFSGRNCEIFFLFLLKIKAIKYNTMKSKM, from the exons ATGAATAATAAGTGTGTGACGGATGTTGTTTTCACAGATGTTGATTCGGAAGGAAAGCACcaagtctgtttaaaatcatg GAAAAATGGAGAATCGAGGTGTTACTTTGTAGATGTCGTTAAAAATATTGAAG GTGTTTGCGATCCAAATCCATGTGAAAATGGTGGTTTATGTCTCCATAAAGATGGAATGCCGTTTTGCATCTGTATGGCAGGCTACTACGGAGATAATTGTACCAAAG GTCCATGCCCCTCAGTTAACACTCAGTGTAAAAACGGAGCATTTTGTTTCACGAATGGCAAACATGAGACATGTTTTTGTCAGACGGGGTTCAGTGGACCAAATTGTACACACG AATCAGCTGAAAATATTACCGATGTACAACATAATGGG GCGAAATTCACAGATGCCGTTTACCCCACAAATATAACATGTTATGTTTCCAATCCATGTAAAATACCTCATACTGTCACCGGTAGTCCGTCAAAAAA TCCTTTATTAAGACCAGGTTACCTGGCACCAGGAATAAAAATCGAAGAGATCAAGTTTGATAAACATCACAACAGCACACAAGTGTACCAGACTACAACTATTGTAAAAGCTGAAACAACAGGACAAAAAAAAGTCTGCTTACAAATTTACAATGAACAGAG ATTGACATCTGACGAGGCATGTTTTAACATAACAGTTGTCAAAG GATTCGAACATAAAACTCAG TTGTTTGCACACTTTATACCCCCTACGCCATCGAATAACACAGAGATGGAATGTGAAGTCGGTCGCCCCTGTCACCTAAGTCTGTGGACATCAAATAAACTTGGCGTTAATTCATG TCCATTTGTAAAAAGTAATATGAATTTTGAGGAAGGCGTTTACGTGTTTCAAGAACCAAAGTCAGTAAACCCCTGTATGAGTGACGTCGGCATTCAGATACCCAACACCGGGGTGACAGAACTCTGTTTTTCAGTTTTGGAATCGAGTAATTCAAAGGA aaaaacgAGGGAGACGCGGTGCTACCAGCTCAAAATTGTCTCTACTTTATCAG TAAAGAGTGCATGTATTAACGTGAAGTGTAAGAATGGAGGTTTCTGCGACAGTAACACGCTATCGGGGGAATGTATATGCGTGCTCGGCTTTTCTGGACGCAActgtgagattttttttttgtttttgttaaaaataaaagcaatcaaatataatacaatgaaatcaaaaatgtaa